The genomic stretch aagcatggtttcaagtatcggtctctTATCAGTTGTATCAGATTGGTATCGGATGAGACCAATTCCTGATCCCTTACCGATCTGAATCGGTTATTCAGTCATTCGGTTATCCATATCGTTTCAGAGGTAAAATAGTAAGAAattagtatttaaaaaaaaagcagGAGCAAAACTAATCGATCTGAATCAGTGTCGCTACCCTAAATCCTTGGTGTCAAGTGACTTAAATGATCAAGTATCAAGGGTGAAAAAAGGGAATATGGCATCTGGATCAGAGTTATTATTGAAGATGGAGCCATATTATCTTCAAGGGGTCTCTCTCTACGAAAATGATAATTATCGCATTGGCAAACTTGAAAGTGGTCTTCCCAATTTCCACAAAAAcgaggttctaaaacttgggacTGGTCAGTTCAGGGATCAGTTAAAGATATTGATCCATTATCAATCTGGATCAAGGATTTAATTATTGGTAGTGGTATTAGTAGTGATTTTGATTGATAATGATATGATACCGATTTGAGATTGACTGTATCGGTCTAGATCAATATTATcactatttttcataaaaatttagttttttgatgattttacaTACCAATACAATACCCAATCGTGGATCGACTAGGTATCAGGATTGCTCTTagccgataccaatacgatacaacTATTACATCCGATCCAATactaatacctaaaaccataatCTAGATTGATGTAGATTGGATCATATCAAATATATTTACCCatgttttaagaaaaaaaaaaaaggttctttattacatttttatcaATGATCGTATCCATCTATTGAAATCGGATTGGTCAGGATCATATATCAATTAAAGCGGATACCATTTGTCCAATCCCATTCAACTTTTAGAACAATGCTCTACATACTAAGACAATGCattgtattattttttagatgatACCTCCCGTTCCACTTGATATTATGATCTTCAGGGTTTGGTACGACAACATGGATcccataaaaaatgataaatatatatatatatatatatatatatatatatataaatctcaCGTACACGATGCTAGACCTAAACTATGtatgtcattttttattatttatctaATGATCATTTAGGTGTATCCCAATTCTTTTACCCAACTTATGTTAAAATTACAAGGAGCCCTGCCTTGGATACCTGGCTTGGCAGATTGGGTATAATATGTAATATATTAAAAGGTTGAGGATCATATTGGTGATAGGGATAATAGGGAAAGCCCACCTTTAGGATAAGGATGACTTCCAAGTCCACCGCAGATGTCTCATCATTGGAGCACTAATCAAATAATCCTCCATGAAATCATTTCACTACTATTAACAgaaaaaacagaggaagaaaACTCTTCAGAGCCCACAAGTGAGTGTCATCTCTTCTTATCTCTGCTCTCTATATCATGGAGTTCTGGTTCATCTTTCTCACTCTCTGCATCTGCTTTGTCCTCAAATTGTTTCTAAATCTCATCCTAGACAAGAAATACAACAAAAGAGAACACAAACTGAAACTCCCACTCCCACCAGGACCCTTTACCTTTCCCATCATAGGAAACTTCTTTTGGCTGCGTAAATCCTTCTTAGATCTTGAGCCAATTCTAAGAGAGCTCCATGCTAAGTATGGCCCGGTTGTTAGTCTTCATATTGGTTCCCAACGAGCCATCTTCATAAAAACACATGCTCTTGCCCACCAAGCCCTCATCAAGAATGGAGCTATCTTTGCTAGTCGGCCTCCGCTCCTCCTCATACATCGATTCGACATCAACTCAATGGGATTTGGCCCGGTCTGGCGGCTTCTCCGCCGTAACCTTACAACGGAGATGCTTCACCCTTCTCGTCTGAAGTCTTACGCTCATGCCCGAAAATGGGTATTGCAGGTATATATTGTTGATTTCTGTTTTGGGGAGAATGTTTTCCGTTCGGAAGTGCATTCTGTGTTTAGCTCTCTCTTTTGCCAATGAAATAACATTTTTACCCTCGATTAGGGAAGGAAAGAGCTAGATAGACTAGAGAATAGATCCTCCATTTGCAAGTACATTCACCAGACATATAAGTGAGGATCCAACATTTGTCCTCTTCACCCTTCTAATGACAAGAAATTGGATAAGTGTTGGGTCCTCACATGTAGGTCCAGGTGAACATATGCATCGAATATCCAATCTTGATAAATTCAAGGGTGCTGGGGTAGACCATGCTCTAGGGTAGAAATCtactccacctttttttttttttttttttttcgcctGGAAAGGGGTTTTTGGAGGTTAAGCTAGATCCCTTGTTCCACCAATGATAAATGGGAAAAATTAATTGTCACAATGGTATCTGAACTTTGTGTTCATCACCAAAAACCAGATCTTCCTTCCAGCTGGATGGATAAAGAAGTTTATATATGACATTTCATCCCCTACCAATAATCAACTTACAAGTTGAATTTTCGCTCGAACGAAGCATATAAGATGGTTAAAAGTGGGTCATCCTAAGTTCAACTTCCACTAGGCACATCTTGGACAACTCACATAGGGTGTTTATTGCTCTTCACTATTTTCAGTAAAAGATGAATAGCTCTCATTCAATCCtggtatgacctggtccatgtggttgtggggttagtatgggcccacgggactactcaagccaaaggcttggatacccattgttagctaaaaaaaaaaaaaaaaaaaaaaaaaaaagatggttaaAAATGGGTTATAGAAACAAAATTCACCCTCCTTTATAATGTTTAACAAGGTTAATTGAGGTTCACTACTTTCCATATGTAAGTATAGTTGGATATGTGTCCGTCAAACccaatattaatattttaattgatATTAATTCTCATCATTTGTGATGGTTTGTATCTTAGGGTTAGACCTTTAAATTGTTTGCAACTAGGAGCTGAAATAGGCCTTCAGTTCGTAAGGTTGTTACACTGTATATTTTCTTGTGAATGAGATTCTCGAAATTTAAGCATTTGTTTTCATATGTTATGTGTATCAAGTCGTATCATTGTGGGAGTCTTGCATGGTAGATCGTCTATTGTATGTATGCACAAGACTTTCATCATTGGTGCTCTGGTCTCCAAACCTGAGAGGTCCTTACCATTGTATGTGGGTGTTGTGCGTTTGGGTGTACCAAAGGTTAATGCCAATACTATTTAGTTATTACTAGTATGCTGGATTAATCACGGTATTTATTTGAGAATGAGAGAGACTCTCAATAAGGAATCCAATTCCCAAATAGGGAAAATATCACGTGGGATCTGTTCGGTGATTGAACAAAAATTTGTGCTCGGGGTATTTGGTAAAATGTTTAtagatttatttataaattttttatcaaagTTGTATGTCCAATTCATGGTTGAGAtttctttatttaatgtgtccaatagattagggtttttatacgATGTTGATATTCCACCCACTTAAGGTTGAGTGAATGATCAATAGTTTATCGATCCCTTAAGTGGTAGTATCTTTTAGTAATAAGAGGTGGAATACAACAATCTTAGCCGGATCACCCTATAGGATACCACCATCAGTCTTGAATATATATTAATCATTGACCCCCAaacatctccccccccccacacccaANNNNNNNNNNNNNNNNNNNNaaaaaaaaaaaaaaaaaaaaatattgtatctATATCTTTCTTATAGTCACCGGTAAAATTTATCAGTTAATGCAATTAATTAAGTGGCCTAATACTTATTGTTGAGAACACAATGTTTCTAACAGGTACTAATCAACAAGCTCAAAGTCGAATCACAATCTGGAAATGCTGTTCTCGTGACGAATCACATCCGATATGCAAATTTTTCCCTACTAGTGTTCATGTGCTTTGGTAAAAAACTTGATGAGAAGGAGGTTAGAGAGATCGAAGCCATCCAAACCACCATCTTAAGAAATACCAGTAGGTTCAATGTTCTTGTTTTCTTACCCTGGTTGGGGAGGATTTTTTTCCGAAAGTTGTGGAATGAACTCCTAGAGATCCTACGTAAACAAGAAAATCTTTTGATCCCTCTCATCAAAGCTCGTAATTCAAAACTAGAGGAAGATTTTGCAGACTCATATGTTGATACATTGCTTGACCTCAAGCTCCCAGATGATGGAAGAAAGCTTAGTGAAGCTGAATTGGTGAGTTTATGTTCAGAGTTTCTTATTGCAGGCACAGACTCAACATCCACTGCATTGCAGTGGATACTAGCCAATTTAGTGAAGCACCAACATATACAGTCAAAGTTGGCTACAGAAATTGATGGAGTAGTGGGGCCTGGAGAGGAGATCAACGAAGAGGATTTGCAGAAGATGCCGTATTTGAAGGCAGTGGTGCTTGAGGGCCTACGTCGGCACCCACCGATGCATTTCTTGTTACCACATGCAGTCACAGAGGATACGACATTGAATGGTTATCTCATACCCAAGAATTCTACTACTGTGAATGTAACAGTAGCAGAGATTAGTCGGGACCCACATACTTGGGAAGATCCAATGGAGTTTAGGCCAGAAAGGTTTTTGAGTAGTATTGTTGAAGGGGAAGAGGTGATTGATATAACAGGGAAAAAGGAGATTAAAATGATGCCATTTGGTGCAGGGAGAAGGATTTGCCCTGCTCTTGGTTTGGCATTGCTTCATATGGAGTATTTTCTGGCtaatttggtgagggactttgAATGGAAGGCTAGAGATGGAGATGATATTGATTTATCAGAGAAGATACACTTATCGGTTGTTATGAAGAATCCACTGCATGCCCTTATCTATTCAAGGAGAAGGTAGGTTTACCTTAATCTGATCATATAGCCCTATTAAGTGTATATAATTGTATAATTTTCTGGACTGGTGGTTATAAGAATAACAATGGtatgttttttcttattattttggaTCTTTTTGGAGCTTCTTCTTTGGGTGTTTGTgggatttgtttttgtttttgttgccCTTGTTTTGTAGGATTGTTCGCATATGAGGTCTCCTGTTGCCCTTTGTGGGATAGTTTTTCCTCTTTTCAGTAATATATTATTTTCTATTCACCcagttaaagaaaaaagaatgaatatattattaaaaatggtttttttattcattaaaaataagTGTTTTCTTATTGACATCCTCAAAGTGTAAATTAATTTAtagctttatttttttgccctttttagTATAAttaacataaattttttttaatgagggtaacgtgtcatttcacatgtgtactaaatatatataaaggTTGTCAATTTGGTACAATACTggcatttggtatgattttagTATGATATAGCAGGCCAAGAATCAATGTCGACATTGTATCACACTGAGAAAAAAATCCTATATTTTAATATCGATACCATATTGGCATGGTACGGTTTTGGTATCGTTTTTATTTGGTACAATATACTGTTTTTATTTGGTACAATGTTGGTATTCGATATGGTTCTAGTATAatatttttgccattttttccttctatgTATAATATTTGATATTTCGATATGGTATTCAATATTTATTACATTATTTTTGGCATTTAATATGGTTTTTGTGATTCGGTATGGTTTGGTACATAATAAATGATTTTATCTTAGATACCATTGCCGTACTATACCaagaaaaaccatttttcaTACCAAAACCATATCAAATATCATTCTGTCCGATTTCAGTATGGTTTGGTATTAGTTTTCAGTAaggcttcatttggttgcaatgggaatttaaggggcagagaaatgaaattttcgtactttaaaaagaaatgtttataatcattacctcatatgattgtataaattacataattttttaccatatttagtaattatatattttacatattatagcaaagggttttggatgcaaagtaaagtgaaattttataacaaaatatagaatgatttgaaattaacgTTAAgatcacatgggtaatgattacatatatttcttttttgagtatgaaaatttcacttttctttcctttaattcTCCTTATAACCAAACATAGCATAAAGGAAAGGTCTTCCCTACGTTAGGAGACTTTTGGAAAATACACAAGAGACAATTAAAAGGTGTCAAATTCCTATGAATTTGTCTTTTAAGACACTAATTTACACTTTCTGTTTTGCTAAATTAAATTCtatatttatataatatttCTCATTCAAAGGTGATCATGAcctcttataaaaaaaaatatcaatgtaatttcttttttctaaataatttgatttagaaaaatattttttgaatagCCCTAGAGATGTTAGGGATGAGTCTATTTAAAGACATAAAAGAAATTCCCTGCCCTCTTGAAGACATGGGAGATCAAATCTCACCCAAAAGCATCGATGAGGCATGGATAGTTGAAGATCAACGGTTCAAAAGGGATAAATCCTTTCAAACAATCAAATTAAGGGTTGTAGTGTGGCTAACCACGTCCCTATGGTTTTGGCTGGATCAGGCCAAAACCATTGCCATCCCCTTTCAAATTCAAGTTGACAGTgtgttgttatttttttattttttatttttcatttttttggtatcTAAGTTTTTAGTGGATCTATTTGATCCTACAATTGTATGGACTGAGTCATGCCAATGTTGAATGAGTaccattcaatttttattgaaaataatgatgaacactaaacaccctgtgTGAATAACTCCAAAAAGATAAATGaagtcaaattcaaaattacatATTTCTTGAAGTCTTGAAGAGAAAGTCTCTTATCAACTCAACTACCCCTTAGTTTGACAGTGTCTTGTTTCTTTCATTGTCTATTTCTCAGGAAACAAATTgttagagaatttttttttttttcgtctttCAGATTATTGTCATCATCATGACACATTAGTTCCTTCTCTGGCGGGTGTGTTTTCACTCACTTTCCCGTGCATTATTTAATACATCATAGACCTAGTTGCTTGGCCCTTTCACAATCAATaaatgcatcatattcattaAATAACTAGTTCTTTGAATAGTTCCATTCCCTTCCCAAAATAATGAGCTGTACTACACTATCTAGCAGTCCCTATTGCCTCATAAAGATTCATTAGTACACACAATTACATAGAGTACTTAATTTTGTAAATCAAGATGTTAACAATGCAAGTAGTATTTTCATTCTCTAACTTTAGGggtagtgtagttggtgaacAATGAAGTTGGTGTGAGTCGTAAATTTGGATATTCTAAGTTTGACTTTCACTAGGtataccttgggccactcacacagaaTGCTTACTGTTCTTCACaattttcaatgaaagttaAATGATTCTTATTTAACCCCGATATGACCcaatccatgtggttgtggggttagtatgacCGGACCCGTAGGAtgaatacccgtcgttagcaaaaaaaaaaaaagtattttcatTATTCTCAAACATATTCGATTTCATACCCTAATGTTAATCTACTAatgtcaaaaaataataataataataaataaataaatattaccTACTTCATTGTAGACAGAAAACAGACTTGTTCAGTGGGTTGAGGAAAGTCAAGAAGCAAATGCAGTGAGAGTTCTTATTACTCTCTGCCATGGGAAGGATCGATGTCACAAAGGATGGATTAATCTATCAAAGCAGATCTCTCCCTCAGATTCTTGTGTCCTTTTTTGGAATGGGTTGGTATCCAAGGGCACCTATTCTTCTTGCTCTCTTAGGCTCGGGAGTAGTAGAGCAGTGTTGGCCAAGTTCTAAAGCCGTTCTTGCTTTCGACTAGGAGTGGAGTTGGGTTTGATCATCATTCAGTGGAAAGCATACATACGGTATCATATTTGATATTTAGTAATCAGTTTCCACCTTATGCAGTAGTGCATGAAAATAAAGTTAGGATTTACAAGTCAACATCCAATATCTGTCATTCTTTCTgtcattataaaaataaaaatggatatatttagaaacagaaaaaacctAATCATACGACAGCTGGTCCATCAGCTATGGGTATGAAAACCCTCCTTAAATAAGAATATTAATAGATAGATTTTTTCATATTCTTTGCTGACTTTTGACCATAGCGATAACTTGTTATACGAGTAGATCCTCATTATAATCTTTCAGACTTTTGGCCATGGCATTAACTTGTTATCTGAGTAGTTTCTTCTTATAATCTTTGTTGACTTTTTTCTGTAACAACCATTTATTAGGGTCGTCTAATGGAGTCAAATAAGTAACGTGCAAAGAGAGTTGAATATACAACCTCTTAATTGTGAGAAATTATGAGATGTTGGTTATTGTCAATTGACATATGCCATGGGATTTAATCaatcttcatctttttcttttttttccgaTGAGACCGATAGTCCTTTGAAGTTAGGTGTAGCAACTAAAGTTTGATCACAGGACCTCGTTTACTGAGGCAGAATACCGTGCCCCCTCTAAGTCAACTATGCTAACCTCTTAGGTTTTCCTTCCCGCCTCACACTCCATTTACTTCtcactttttttcttgttattatttttaaaaaattatctaAAGAGACTTTACTCAATAAACTAGACGGATAGGGAGAATGATAGGaagagagcggatcaggttcattTACGAGAATGTACGAGAATGACCCCGATCCGTGAATTTagaatctattttctctcttttcatttaatagattttaaatcaaCGGATCAAAGACATACAAGAACATTCTCATATGTGAATGTTATTTgatagaaaaagagaaaagatacaTTAGATACATATTCACACATCCATATATCTGATATGCCCTTCAAATATAAACTATATGCTGATGCACTAAACATTGAATCACACTCCTTTTACTTTTCACTCTCGTGTAAGCcacttcacattttttttttttttttttcctttgcccAATCCACCACACAAAGAACAATTTTCAACGTTGAAAGATCAATTTGGTTATACCCCACACCATCAAAATACAGTATTTCTAATTGTAAGTCACCGTTTTAATATTCCCAAGAAAATTatcataaaaatataataatgcaAATCACGTGAAGATTGACCGATAGAAACAGAATTCTAAAACGAGATACAAGATGACAAACATAGCattaattataaaatataagaaaaacaagagagaaagaTCTGTTTCTATTCAAGATAAGATGGGATCCACTGTTCATTACGATCACTTGATCATAAGAGCTTACATCCAACATTTGTCCCACCTTCCATTACAACGACCGTTCTTTTTTTGTCTTATATCCTGCATCCTCTCATAGGTTTCTTAACTTATGAAAATAACCACGTAAACAATTTTTAATATCCCTTTAGGATAAAGGATAATTAATATGATTGACCTTATCAAAAAACTATTAAAATGGTCGACCCAATTAAAAACAACACGGTGACAGGCAGGCACATCAATACATGAGAGGGGAACAAGAGAGGTAGAGAAGTCTTTTCATTAAAAATGGATGAGAGACGGCGCTGCCTTtatctaataaaaaaattgaacataGCTAGCAACGTAAACAATAGGGAGtctaatattaaaaaaaggaaaatgatctGACTGTACAGTATCAGATCAGGTATCGATCATCTAAAAAATTAATGCATAATATTGTTAcatttttaagaaaatcaagGGTATTTCTATTTGGTACAAAAGATTTGATTTCAATCTAAAGTTCATATAGAAACGTTGTTGAGTATGTGATTTGATTGACTCCAAGGTGACTCGGGTCTCGATTAAGTAGTCATTTTTCATAGTCATGGGTATGATTTAATGTATCTCTGATATGATACGACAAGATACAATATTCATTTGATACGTATCTTATATTTAATCGATCGATATGATGATCGATgttgatactttaatccttgatctttaatatattttaatatatttttaatatgatACGATACTCtttgatatgtatcttaattttaactGATCAATAAAGTGATCGATACTGATATTTTAATCCTCATTGGTTCTGCTTTAGCATCGTTTCATATTTGCAACTGTAGAAGGCAGTTTGTGACCTTTCAATTTTCCAACGAAATTGGAATGACTGAACCATCGTGAGAGAAAGCAAAATGATATATCTATTTTTAGGTAAATTCAGTGTCTTGTTGATGCTCTCTATGAGATAGTTGGACACGCCACTTGAGAGATCTGTTGCGTCTTTATAAGGACTCAGTCAAAAGGCACAAACACATGATACCTCAAACTATGATCGGAGGCATTTTCCATGTGGGCCACAGAATTCCCTTCTCCGAAGTTATAAAAGCAAAGAAAGTATCTCTCCATAAGGACAATTGCTCGCCTACTCGCCCCTTAGCCCTCactacagagagagagagagagagagagagagagagagagagagagagagagagagagagagagagagagagagagagagagagagagagagtatggaGGCGCTTCTAAGACCAGCCTTTTCaacattttctcttcttccaaaGTACCCATATGATCATGAAAGAGGTAAGTAAGATACAACGAAACTGTTTTAGTGTAATTTCTGTTGAGACTTTTGTGCTGCACTATCATGCAATTGATTTTTAAGTTACTTCTTGGTTTATAAGGTGAATGCATcttcttgttttatttatatGTAGGTAAAAATTTGAAGAGGAACTCTATGTGCTTCAGTACtgaaagaagaagtaagtaATTATTCTTCCTTTCTCTGTGTACAATTTTTTCTTAGGGCAGATTTTGCTAAGAAGCCTTAATTATATAGGGATGATCATCCTCCAAAATAGGAACTTATAGATGGACTCCTAATTCTTCCCCATGCCATgtttcttgagctaagattTTCATGATTTGCTGGGCTGTgactttcctcttactttcatttctcatcCCTCTACTGTAACGATCTATTAAAATGAATGGATCAAGTCTTCATTGTTGCCCCTACTACTTTAACACACACACATGATGCTTTGTTGTTCAACTCCTCtatatgtgtgttgtgtgtgtTAGAGAAAAGGAGTCCGAATTATCTGCAGGgagcggtgaggtgcagtgagcatccaatggccaagAGGGCCCGATCATGCACCTCAGTCGTTGAATGCTCACCACACCTCAATGCCTTACTACATAAGAtttccatataaaaaaaatttccaatatTTAGAACTTGATATCTTATCTTATTCTCAAAAGGTTTTTTAAAATAGtgtaaaagaattttcaaaaaatacatTGAAATGTCATTGTTATACATATTTTTCAAGTAAACATATAAAATGATACTGTTTCTTTGATTGGAAAAAATTATGAGACATACCAAAAggtcaaaaaaattaaaaatacaaattatttGGCACTTTGACTTTATGGGTGTCAATTACAAtgttcctttaatttttttttttttttttttttggtgcccCACTATGGTGGCCCAGATG from Macadamia integrifolia cultivar HAES 741 chromosome 11, SCU_Mint_v3, whole genome shotgun sequence encodes the following:
- the LOC122093403 gene encoding cytochrome P450 89A2-like — encoded protein: MEFWFIFLTLCICFVLKLFLNLILDKKYNKREHKLKLPLPPGPFTFPIIGNFFWLRKSFLDLEPILRELHAKYGPVVSLHIGSQRAIFIKTHALAHQALIKNGAIFASRPPLLLIHRFDINSMGFGPVWRLLRRNLTTEMLHPSRLKSYAHARKWVLQVLINKLKVESQSGNAVLVTNHIRYANFSLLVFMCFGKKLDEKEVREIEAIQTTILRNTSRFNVLVFLPWLGRIFFRKLWNELLEILRKQENLLIPLIKARNSKLEEDFADSYVDTLLDLKLPDDGRKLSEAELVSLCSEFLIAGTDSTSTALQWILANLVKHQHIQSKLATEIDGVVGPGEEINEEDLQKMPYLKAVVLEGLRRHPPMHFLLPHAVTEDTTLNGYLIPKNSTTVNVTVAEISRDPHTWEDPMEFRPERFLSSIVEGEEVIDITGKKEIKMMPFGAGRRICPALGLALLHMEYFLANLVRDFEWKARDGDDIDLSEKIHLSVVMKNPLHALIYSRRR